One Streptomonospora salina genomic window, ATGCCTGTCGGCCGGAGAGATCGCCGATCGGCTGGATATGCGAAAACCGACGCTCTCCGGTCACCTGAACGTGCTCAAGGGCGCCAATCTGGTGGTGGGTGAACGCAGTGGAACCACCATCTGGTACCGCGTCAACCTGACGGTGATGGAGGACGTGCTGCACGGCATCCTCCACCTGCTCGGGCGCGGCGCGCCGGAGGAGCCCGGAGCCGAGTCCCCGATCGGCCACCGCATCGTCGACGGAACGCCCGTACACCGGATCTCAGGGATGGACCCCGAAGAAGCCCGCCGCCGAAACCGCGACAAGGAGACGGCATGACCGCTTTCGACCGGACCAGCTCCGAGACCGCTCCGGAACGGCCGCCCTGGCGCGGGATCGTGATCACCGCCCTGTGCCTCGCCGCGATGCTCGCCGTCGGCTGGGCGCTGTGGGACCGCATACCCGAGACCGTCACCACGCGCGAGGCCGGCGGCGGCCGGTCGGGAACACAGGTGCCGCGCCTGCTCGTTGCAGCCGCCTTCCCGGCCGCGCTCGCCTTCATCGCAGCGGTTATGGCGGTATCGGTCCGCGCCGGTACCGCTGCCCAGAGTCGGCTCGGAATCGGGTCGGCGCCGCCGGCGCGCACGCGCCGATGGGCGATGGACGCGCTCTTCTCCCTGCTGTCGCCGTTCTTGCTTCTCCTCCACGCGGCGACGCTGGCGAACTTCGCCGGCTACGACGTCGCCTTCGACCGCACCGTCGGCGTCGCCGTGGGGGGACTGCTGATGGGGCTGGGAAACATGCTGCCCAAGATCGGCCCGTCCCGAATGCCGTCCGACCGGGGTGCCGCGGCCTTGGCGTCCGCCTGGCAGCAGTCCCAACGCGCGGGCGGGGCGGTGATGATGGCGGTCGGCGCCGCGGCCGCCGTCGGAGCGCTGTTCCTTCCGCCCATGCCGGTGGCGATCGCGGCCGCACTGCTCGTCATCGCCGTCTACGGACTCATGTTCGTGCTGACTCTGCGCCGGATGACCTGAGCCTTCCCCCGACCGACGAAGGAAGCCGATGAACGACACCGAGATCGTGCTTGCGGCGCTGGCGCCCTACCTGCTGCTGACGCTGGGCTTCGCTGCGTTCTGCCTGTTCGACCTGTACCGGAGCACATCGGTGCGGCACCTGCCGAAGTGGACGTGGGCCCTCATCTGCCTTCTCGCCACACCGTGGGGCGGCATCCTCTACCTCGTGCTGGGGCGGGACCGATGAGCCCGGGAGTCGGCGGCTGCGCGGTGGCCACCCACGCACTGGAGCGGGACTACGGAGGCGGCGCAGGCGTCTTCGACGTCGACCTCCGGGTGCCCGAGGGAGGAGCGTTCGGACTCGTCGGATTGAACGGCGCGGGAAAAACAACCTTGTTGATGCTGCTTTCGGGGATGCGGACTCCGGGCAAGGGCCGGATCGAGCACTCCTACGCGCGATCGAGTATCGCCGTGTGCCCCGATGTCCCCGAGTTCGAGCCCTGGCTGACGGCCGCGGAGGTGGTGGCCTCTGCGGCCGGGCTTGCGGGAATCCGGCCCGCGCCTGAAGAGGTGTCCACGCTCGTGGAGCGGGTCGGGATGAGCGCAGCCGCCGACCGCCGCACCCGGGGTTTCTCCCGGGGCATGAAACAGCGGTTGGGCATGGCGGCCGCTCTGATCCAGCGCCCCCGACTGCTTATCCTGGACGAACCCGCCGCCGGACTGGACCCCCAGGGCCGTGCAGACGTGCTCGACCTGGTCTCCGCCCTGCGCGGCGAGACCACGATGGTCTTCTCCAGCCACCTCCTCACCGACGTGCAGCGCGTCTGCGACGACGTCGCCGTACTGCGCGCCGGCCGGCTGGTGTACCAGGGGGCGGTCGATGAGCTGCTCGCACAGCACGTGCGCCCCAGCTGGGAACTCCGGGTACGCGGCCGGGCTGCCGCGGAGGTGCGCGAGCTGCTCGCCGCCGAGCCGTGGGTCGTCTCGGCGGAGGAGGCCGGGGGAGACACCGTCGTCGTCGACGCCGATTCGGTGCCATCCGGCGAGACGGGCATACCGGCACTCCTGGTCCGCGAGGGGATCGCCCTGACGAGCATGGTGCCCTGCGACGCGCGATTGGAGGCGGCGTTCATGTCGCTCACGCAGGAGGAGGCGACGTGAGCGGGCGGTCGGCACCCGGGGCCGCGGCCCGGGCGGGAAGCGAACCCGCCGCGGCGCGCGCCTCGGCCGGCAATACCGGAGGGCCTGACGACAGCGGATCGGCAGGCGGGCACGCGACAGCGGAGGGGCACGCGGCTCGCCGTCGGCCGATCGGGCTGTGGCGCCTGGAGGTGCTGCGCCTGCTGCGCTCCTTCCGATTGCTCGCCGCGGCCGCGCTCTTCGCCGTCTTCGGCATGACCGGTCCGTTCATGGCCATGTACGCCAACGAGATCATCACGCAGACGAACCCGGAGCCGGCTGCCGAACTGCCGCCGCCCCAACCTTCGGAGAGCGTGGCGACGTTCGTGGACAACTCCATCGGATTGGGCGTGCTGGCCGTGGTCGTAGTGTCCGCGGCGACGCTGGCCCTCGACGCCCGGCCCTCCCTGGCCCTGTTCTACCGGACCCGGGTGGGCTCGGCCGCCGCGCTGGTGCTGCCCCGCTACACCGTGGTCACGATCGGCATGATCGCGGCCTATCTGCTGGGAGCGGGGCTCACCTGGTATCAGACGACGGTGATGATCGGCACGGTACCGGCAGGACCGATGGTGCTGGGCTCCATGTTCGTCGCCTGCTACCTCGCGTTCGCGGTCGCCCTGGTGGCCTTGGCCGCAGCACTGTTCCGCGGACTGGCGGCGGTCATCTCGCTGCCGGCCCTGCTGCTCCTGGGCCTGCCTGCCTTGGCCCTGTGGCCGTCCGCGGCGCCGTGGATCCCGTCGACCCTGATCGGGGCCCAAGCGGGCCTGCTGCACGACGCCTCCACCGCCGACTACTTCCCTGCTCTGGGGGTCACGGCCGCCGCGACGGCGGTGTGCCTGACCGCCGCCGTCGGGCTGCTGGGGCGCCGCGAGATCTGACCGCGAGCGAGGAACAGACACCCGGTGGCGGCGGGGAACGGGCCGCCACCGGGTCGGCCTCTTTTGCGGGATGGGGTAGAGAAATATGCCCTCTGCGCCCCCGCGGTGCGTGCGTTCAGCAGTCGATGGGGCGGGCAATTGCTGGGAAACGTCCAATTTCCGTGTATTCCGAATTAGTGAAAGCGCGAAATACGAAAACGGCCGCCGGGTGTTCGGACCCTGCACAGGGTCCGAACGCCCGGCGGCCGCGATGTGCCGGGGATCAGCTCTGCGAGCCGGAGCCCTCGTCGGCCGTGTCGGGGACCTTCAGGGGGGCTAGGAGTACCCAGACGCCCATCAGGACGCTGAACACGAACATTCCCAGACCCGCCCACAGATTCAGGTTCGCGCCGTCGCGGTGGGCCTCCTCCGGGGGAAGGATGAAGCCCATGGCGATCAGGACCACGCCGTAGATGGCGAACAGCAGCGCGATGACCGTCCGGATGTCGAAGGCCTTGGCGGCCTTGGGGACCTCGCGCGGTTCGCCTCCGGAGCCGTCAGCACTCATCGGATTGCCTCCTTGGCAGCGTTGCTCGGCATCGGTTCCGCCCTGCAGGGCTTAGCCGAAGATGATGTTCAGAGCGATGACCAGAACCACGACGATGGCCGCCAGCACACCCGGGCGGCGGTACCACCCGGAGTCCTCGCCCGAGTGCGACGCGCGGCGCGACTCCCGCGGAGTCAGCGAGTGCACCAGGCCGACCAGCTCGGAGTCGGGCTTGGGCCGGGTGAACATGCTGACCACGACGCTGACCAGGATATCGACGACGAACGCGGCGCCGGCGCCCACGAAGCTCGTGCCCTGCGCCGACAGGGGGAGCACCCCGGTCTCGCCGAGGACGAAGACCGCGATGGCCGCCGCGGTACCGGAGACCAGACCGCTCCAGCCGGCGTGCGGCGTCATCCGCTTCCAGTACATGCCCAGGAGGAACGTGGCGAACAGGGGCGCGTTGAAGAACGAGAACAGCTGCTGGAGGTAGTCCATCAGGTTGGAGTAACCCGACGCGATGTAGGCCGTTCCCACGGCGCCGACGGTGGCGACCACCGTCACCCACGGCCCCATCTTCAGGTAGTAGGAGTCGGGCCGGTTCCGGACGATGTAGGTCTGCCAGATGTCATAGGTGAAGACCGTGTTGAACGAGCTGAGGTTGGCGGCCATCCCCGCCATGAACGACGCGAGCAGGCCCGCGAGCGCGACGCCGAGCAGCCCGTTGGGCAGCAGGTCGCGCATGAGCAGCAGGATGGCGTCGTTGTATTCGACGTCGGCGTTCTCGCCGGCCTTGAGCGCCACCATCTCCGAGGCGGACACGCCCGCGATCATGCCGGGCACGACCACGATGAAGGGGATGAGCAGCTTCGGGAACGCGCCGATGATGGGCGTGCGCATGGCGGCCGACATGCTCTTGGAGGCCATGGCGCGCTGGACTTCGACGAAGTTGGTGGTCCAGTAGCCGAAGGCCAGGACGAAGCCCAGGCCCATGACGATGCCGAAGACGCTGAGGATGTCGCTGCTGAATCCGGTCATCTCGGTGCCGGGCCAGGCCGACAGCTGTTCGCTTCCGCCGGGGGAAGCGGTGACCTTGTCGACCAGGCCTTCCCAGCCGCCGACGCGGTTCAGCCCGGCGATGGTGAGCGGTGTCAGCGCGGCCACGATGACGAAGAACTGCAGGACCTCGTTGTAGATGGCCGCGGAGAGCCCGCCCAGCGCGGTGTAGCTGAGCACGATCAGGGCGGCGAGCAGCAGCGACACCCACAGTGGCCAACCCAGCAGCGCGTTGACGATGGTGGCCAGCAGGAACAGGTTGATGCCGGCGATCAGGATCTGGGCGAGCGCGAAGCTGAGGCCGTTGACCAGGTGCGCGGCCGTGCCGAAGCGCCGGTTCATGAACTCGGGGACGCTGCGGACCTTGGAGCCGTAGTAGAACGGCATCATCACCAGGCCGAGGAACAGCATCGCCGGTACGGCGCCGATCCAGAAGTAGTGCATGGTCGGCATGCCGTAGTTGGCGCCGTTGGCCGACATCCCGATGATCTCGATGGCGCCGAGGTTGGCCGCGATGAACGCCAACCCCGTCACCCATGCCGGCAGCGACCGTCCCGACAGGAAGAAGTCGAGGCTGGTGGACACCGAGCGGCGGGCCAGGAAGCCGATACCGAGTACGAACGCGAAGTAGACCGCGAGCAGGGTGTAGTCGACGGCGTTGGCGTCCAGCCGCAGTGGCTCTTGTGCTAGGGCGATCACTTCGGCCGGTCCTCTCTGAACACGTTGGTCCTCCCAGTGGAGCGGGGTACGGGCCGACCGGCCCGCGGTCGGTCGGCGTGCGGGCCGGGGCCCGGCGGAGCGGGCGGGGTCGTGCTCGGCTACCCGCGGTCGCGGGCGGGGAACGGCACCGTGTGCGATCGGCAGCGGTGCCCCGTAACCCGCCGGCGGACGCGGGCGGCGGACCCGGCACGGCGCGCGGCGTCCCGGAGTGGGCCGGCCCGCGCGTCCGTGCCGTGGACCCCTGTTCGGTTGTGGTGTAGCTGTGGAGTCAATTTCTCACGAAATCGAACATTAACCCACATTCGGAGTGACCCTCGTGCACGAGTGCAGGTGTGTCAAGCCTGGCACGAGGGGGTATCGGCGCCCGGTTCTGACACGCCTCGCTCGCCCGTCGCGGGGTCTGCCTGCGGCGGAGCGCCGGACAGGCCGACCGGACGGTACGTATCTCGGTGGGTCTTGACACGAATGTGCGATATGTCGCTATGATCCCAACACATTCCAACACGGCAGCGCGGTCCGCACGGCCGCGCGCGTAACCGGCGGTGCGCCCTCCGCGGCGCCGGCCCGCCACGACGGAGGACGCGATGCTGGCCGCGCAGCGACAGGCACTGATCCTCGACCAGGTACGCAGCGCCGGCGGGGTGCGGGTCACCGAACTCGTCGAGAGCCTCGACGTCTCCGACATGACGGTGCGCCGCGACCTGGACGCGCTGGAAGGGCGCGGTCTGCTGCGCAAGGTCCACGGCGGGGCCGTCGCGCCGCACCGGCACAGCACCGAAGAACCGGGCTTCGAAGCCAACGCGGCCCGCCAGGAGGCCGAGAAGCGGGCCATCGCCGCGGCCGCCGCCCGGCTGATCGAGCCCGACAGCGCCATCGGCCTGTCGGCCGGCACGACCACCTGCGCCGTCGCCCACCGGCTGCGCGACGTTCCCGGCCTGACCGTCGTCACCAACTGCCTGCGGGTGGCCGACGTCTTCTACAGCGCGCCCCGCCCCGACCAGACCGTCGTCCTGACCGGCGGCTTCCGCACCCCCTCCGACGCGCTCGTGGGCCCGCTCGCCGTCTCCGCCCTACGCAGCCTGCACCTGGACACCCTGGTTCTGGGCGTGCACGGGATGGACGCGCGGGCGGGCCTGACCACGCCCAACCTGATGGAGGGCGAGACCGACCGGGCGCTGGTCGAGGCCGCGCGCAAACTCGTGGTCGTGGCCGACCACACCAAGTGGGGCACGGTCGGACTGTGCACCATCGCGCCGCTGGAGCGCTGCGACGT contains:
- a CDS encoding PLDc N-terminal domain-containing protein; this encodes MNDTEIVLAALAPYLLLTLGFAAFCLFDLYRSTSVRHLPKWTWALICLLATPWGGILYLVLGRDR
- a CDS encoding metalloregulator ArsR/SmtB family transcription factor, whose translation is MSVNRTFEALAHPRRREVLRLLGDRGCLSAGEIADRLDMRKPTLSGHLNVLKGANLVVGERSGTTIWYRVNLTVMEDVLHGILHLLGRGAPEEPGAESPIGHRIVDGTPVHRISGMDPEEARRRNRDKETA
- a CDS encoding sodium:solute symporter family protein; its protein translation is MIALAQEPLRLDANAVDYTLLAVYFAFVLGIGFLARRSVSTSLDFFLSGRSLPAWVTGLAFIAANLGAIEIIGMSANGANYGMPTMHYFWIGAVPAMLFLGLVMMPFYYGSKVRSVPEFMNRRFGTAAHLVNGLSFALAQILIAGINLFLLATIVNALLGWPLWVSLLLAALIVLSYTALGGLSAAIYNEVLQFFVIVAALTPLTIAGLNRVGGWEGLVDKVTASPGGSEQLSAWPGTEMTGFSSDILSVFGIVMGLGFVLAFGYWTTNFVEVQRAMASKSMSAAMRTPIIGAFPKLLIPFIVVVPGMIAGVSASEMVALKAGENADVEYNDAILLLMRDLLPNGLLGVALAGLLASFMAGMAANLSSFNTVFTYDIWQTYIVRNRPDSYYLKMGPWVTVVATVGAVGTAYIASGYSNLMDYLQQLFSFFNAPLFATFLLGMYWKRMTPHAGWSGLVSGTAAAIAVFVLGETGVLPLSAQGTSFVGAGAAFVVDILVSVVVSMFTRPKPDSELVGLVHSLTPRESRRASHSGEDSGWYRRPGVLAAIVVVLVIALNIIFG
- a CDS encoding DeoR/GlpR family DNA-binding transcription regulator, producing MLAAQRQALILDQVRSAGGVRVTELVESLDVSDMTVRRDLDALEGRGLLRKVHGGAVAPHRHSTEEPGFEANAARQEAEKRAIAAAAARLIEPDSAIGLSAGTTTCAVAHRLRDVPGLTVVTNCLRVADVFYSAPRPDQTVVLTGGFRTPSDALVGPLAVSALRSLHLDTLVLGVHGMDARAGLTTPNLMEGETDRALVEAARKLVVVADHTKWGTVGLCTIAPLERCDVLVTDAGLDDDARRRVSEQAGGLVVADAAEDGGADRAGGGPVPPSPRSG
- a CDS encoding ABC transporter ATP-binding protein produces the protein MSPGVGGCAVATHALERDYGGGAGVFDVDLRVPEGGAFGLVGLNGAGKTTLLMLLSGMRTPGKGRIEHSYARSSIAVCPDVPEFEPWLTAAEVVASAAGLAGIRPAPEEVSTLVERVGMSAAADRRTRGFSRGMKQRLGMAAALIQRPRLLILDEPAAGLDPQGRADVLDLVSALRGETTMVFSSHLLTDVQRVCDDVAVLRAGRLVYQGAVDELLAQHVRPSWELRVRGRAAAEVRELLAAEPWVVSAEEAGGDTVVVDADSVPSGETGIPALLVREGIALTSMVPCDARLEAAFMSLTQEEAT